GCTGGCCGGATCGAGCGCGCCCAGCCAGCGGCGCAGCTCGTCCATCCCGTGCCGGGCCACGTAGCGCTTGAATCGCTCGCGGCGCTCGGGCGGCATGGGCGGCTCGCGAAAGAGAGGATGCGTGAGCGCGCGTAGAAAGAAGCCGGTTCCGCCGACGAGCAAGGGGACGCGGCTGCGGGCGCGGATCCCCGCCATCCAGCAACGCGCTTCGCGCGCGAAGCGGCCGGCGCTGTAGCGCTCGTTCGGGTCGACCAGGTCGAGGCCGTGATGCGGCACGCGCGCCCGCTGTGCCAGCGTGGGCTTGGCCGTGCCGATGTCCAGCCCACGGTAGACCTGCCGCGAGTCCATCGAGATGATCTCGCCACCGAGACGCTCTGCGACCTCGAGGGCCAACGTGGTCTTCCCTGTAGCCGTGGGGCCGGTGATCACGAGGGCATCTTGAGGCTGGACGCGCGGTGTTCGAGGAAGGCCCGCCGCCTCCGGGCGTCGGGCTTGCTCGGGACGGGGCGCGTCACTCCTAACCATGCCTTCCGAACCGGCGCTCGAGCTCGGGGAGTGAGAGGCGGACCACGGTCGGCCGGCCGTGCACGTCGTGGTAAGGAAGCTCGGTGGCGAAGAGCCGCTCGAACAGCTCGCGCATCTCGGGCGGCGAGAGCGGCTGACCTGCCTTGATGGCCGCCTTGCAGGCGAAGGTCATGGCAATGCGCTCGTGCTGGTTGCGCGCCGCGCCAGTCAATTCGCTTCCCTGCACCAGCTCGGTCAGCATCTCGCGAAGGCAGCGCTCGGCGCTGAAGTAGGGGTGCGGGTTTGGTGCGGCGTGCACGATGATGGTGCGGCCGCCGAACGGCTCGATCTCGAAGCCGGCCTGGGCAAAGAGAGGTTGCAGGTCGCGCACGGTATCGTACTCGGCCGGCGAGAGGCGCAGGGTGATGGGGAAGAGCAGCCGCTGGCTGGTGAGCCCGCCATCGGCAAAGCCGCGCATCATCTCGTCGAAAAGGATCCGCTCGTGTGCGGAGTGCTGGTCGATGATCAGCAGCCCGCTGCGCGTTTCCGCGAGGATGTAAGCGCTGTGGAGCTGCCACAGCGACGCCTGCGGAGGCGCTGCCGCCGGTCGCCCGGCCGCTGCCGATTCGGCTGCCGCAGGCGCCCCCCAAGCGGCAGCGGGCCCATCCAGGATTTCCAGCGCGTCCACGCCCTCCGGGACAGGCATAAACAGCGCGAGCTGACTCGCGCCGCCTCCGCTCACCGCCTCCGCCGGCGGAGGGCTGGCCGCCCGGATCTGCGGCAGCGGCAGGTGGCGGTCCAGCGTCGCGGCGCTCTCGAGCGAGCCCAGTGCCTTGCGCACGGCCGCCTCGACTGCAGCCTCGACACCCGCCCGGTCCCGGAACCGGACCTCCGCCTTGGACGGGTGCACGTTCACATCCACCCCACCAGCCGGGACCTCGAAGTAGAGGAGCAAGGAAGGGCGCGTGCCGAGGGGTACGGTGGTGCGATAGGCGCGCTCCGCCGCGTACACGAGCTCCCGGTCCCGGAACGGGCGGCCGCCCACGAAGAGGTAGGCGCGACGCGGCCCGCGGTTCGCGGCATCAGGCCGCTCGATCAGCCCCGCCACGGTCACACCGTTCAGGTCACCGAGCGCTGGCACCAGGCTGGCTGCTGCTTCATCGCCCCAGAGCGCGGCGATGCGCGCGGCCAGCTCCGCGGCAGGCGGGAGGTCTACCAGCTCTCGGCCGTTGGAATCGAGGCGGAACGCGGCCGACAGGTTCGCCAGTGAAAGCCTGGTGAGGACTTCCGCCACTGCCCGTGTCTCGACCGCGCTCGAGCGCAGGAACTTGGCGCGGGCTGCCACGTTGTAAAACAGGCTGGACACCGTCACCGTCGTGCCGGGCTGCCGCGCGCAATCCTCGATGCCCAGGATACGGCCGGCCGCAACCCGCAGCCGCGAGCCCACCCCTCCGGCCTCCGCAGTCTCGAGCGTTAGCCGGGATACCGAGGCAATGGAGGGCAGTGCTTCGCCCCGGAAGCCGAAGCTGCGCACAGCCTTCAGGTCCTCGGGCGCGGCGATCTTGCTGGTGGCGTAGCGGTCCAGGGAGAGCAGGGCGTCCTCGCGGCCCATGCCGCACCCATCGTCCGATACCCGGATCTCGG
Above is a genomic segment from Gemmatimonadota bacterium containing:
- the mutL gene encoding DNA mismatch repair endonuclease MutL, with translation MPRRVHILPDALANQIAAGEVVERPASVVKELVENALDAAATRVEVSIKNGGKTEIRVSDDGCGMGREDALLSLDRYATSKIAAPEDLKAVRSFGFRGEALPSIASVSRLTLETAEAGGVGSRLRVAAGRILGIEDCARQPGTTVTVSSLFYNVAARAKFLRSSAVETRAVAEVLTRLSLANLSAAFRLDSNGRELVDLPPAAELAARIAALWGDEAAASLVPALGDLNGVTVAGLIERPDAANRGPRRAYLFVGGRPFRDRELVYAAERAYRTTVPLGTRPSLLLYFEVPAGGVDVNVHPSKAEVRFRDRAGVEAAVEAAVRKALGSLESAATLDRHLPLPQIRAASPPPAEAVSGGGASQLALFMPVPEGVDALEILDGPAAAWGAPAAAESAAAGRPAAAPPQASLWQLHSAYILAETRSGLLIIDQHSAHERILFDEMMRGFADGGLTSQRLLFPITLRLSPAEYDTVRDLQPLFAQAGFEIEPFGGRTIIVHAAPNPHPYFSAERCLREMLTELVQGSELTGAARNQHERIAMTFACKAAIKAGQPLSPPEMRELFERLFATELPYHDVHGRPTVVRLSLPELERRFGRHG